Within the Salvia hispanica cultivar TCC Black 2014 chromosome 4, UniMelb_Shisp_WGS_1.0, whole genome shotgun sequence genome, the region CCCAGAGTATGGCGTCATATTGCTTGCCTCCTCAACAAATGACCAATATACCCCCATCCCAACAATCTCAGACTCAGTACCTGCCGGCACAACCTCAACTTCAAGATCTCTCCAGGATGGCACCACGGCCTTCCCAGCCTCAGGGAAATATGACACCGCAGGTTCAGTCATATCCGCAACAGTGGTCCCAGCAGCAGCCTGTTCAACCATCCCAACAGTCTGCTTTGCCGCCACAGATTAGAGCCTCCTCTCCACTGGTTTACTCTTCCTATTCTTCTGGTCAGCCAAACCAATCTCCTTCTGAAGTGGCTCCTGGAAGCATGCATATGCAGGTATCGTTCGCAGGAGCATCCCAACCTGGTTCGGCAGGCTCTGATGGATTACCTTATGGGTACGGTGCACCTGCCAGACCAATTCAACAGCAGGCCCCTACACAACAACACAAGGCTGGGTACGCAGCACAATCAGGGGATGGTTACATGCCTGGTGGCCCTCATCCACAACTTCCTCCTGGGAATGCATACATGGTTTTCGATGGTGAATCAGGAAGGGCGCATCATCTGCCTCCACAGCCTCAGTTCCAACAAAATGTTTATCCGACAAATAGCTTCCCCCCTCAGAATCCACCTCGTGTTCCTAGCAATAACATGTTAGGCACACCTCAGCCCATGCGCGGCCATCCTTACAACGAGCTGATTGAGAAACTGGGCAACATGGGATACAGAAGCGACCATGTTATTGGTGTCATTCAGAGGCTGGAAGAGAGTGGTCAGCCTATCGATTTTAATTCTGTGCTCGACAGGTTAAATGGACACTCTTCGGGTTCTCAGAGAGGATGGTAAGCGTACTCAAACCGGCTTCACTGCTCAGTgtgattttatgtaatgaatGAATAAAGGATTTGTGAGATGTACTGTCGCATGATTTCGTATATATAGGGATAAAGAGATGCTCTTTTTTCAGTAATCTCTTCCCCAATGTTGTTACTGCTAATTTGGGACATGGTATAGCCCCCTCACTATGGTTGGTTTGTACGTATACCTTGtccactttttatttctatatcgACCTTTTAGCGTGGTAGAAATTTGGAATGGCAGATCTTTGTATTCCTGCGTGTTTCGTCCTCTGTCGAACAAATGCAAAATTCATCAACCCTAACTATATAGATATAGTTATATGGCTGAAACATAATTCCTCCTTCTGCCATGATAAGttccatttttccttttttgtctgTTGGTCAATAGATGtctgattttacttttactatatttggtaaGTTGACCTTAATTTTATGGCTATGTTTCCATGTAGCCTTCAATCAATTAATATCAAGAATATAGATTGCTACGGTGGTTGTTGTCGAACTCAAGACTGCCAGTGCTCGGAGAATGGCCATTTTATGGGCGGAAGACAATAGAATCTTGGTTTAAGTCTCAAATAGAGGGGGGATAGGGTGGTGGGAAAGggcattttccttttcttccaTCTAGATCCATCAAAAAAATACTGAATATCTCTTTTATTCAAAACACCAAAACTGTGATTTCTTGTATCCAATGCTGAGATTCTAcgtttaataaaaaaattatgcattGATTATGACATCTCAACTTCAACACGTATCTGTCTTTTGAAGTAGACAACAAGTTTGCAACCATCAGGTTGAGTACGGTATTTTTgctttacatatttatatattgtataaattatttctttGGTTCATAGGATTATTACCAATGCAAGTAAGTGTATGATTATTCTCTCACTAAATAGGCCTCCTTTTCTTGGTGGGGACAAAGAAGAAACCAAAGAATTCTTTGACAATCTACACTCCCACCTACTGAGACATACATTGATTGCTTTCGTTAGTTCTGTTAGTTACATAGCTTTATGATCCCTTAATCGGCAAGTTGGGTTCATTGCATACCTAattcgtattttattttctgattgTGCTTAGAGTTTTCGCATACAAATAGGCGAGACATTAACCGGTTGAAATAAAAGAGTCTCAATGGAGAGCATACAAGGAAAAAGATTGATGTTGCTAGCTTTATTGTTTGCTATAGTGAGAGCACAACAAATTACCAACAATCCTCCCAACAATGTTGCTTCTTTGGGAAAGGCTCAGCTCCCAGAGAGGAATAAAGGAAGAGGTGGTGGCAGTGGCAGTGGTAGTGGAGGGGTGTATGGGGGAGGAGGATGTGGATGGGGATGGGGAGGCCCCGGCGGTAGTAGTGGTggcggtggaggtggaggtggggCTGGCTATTGGAGATGTCAATGCACGAAGCATTCGGGAAAAAGAGGAAATCGTCATATGGCCGACGAGAAGAGAGATTTCGGTAGTGAAGAGTTTAGGATGAGAGAATTCGGCGAATGCACCACGAGAGGGAGGTGTGAGGGAATGAGATTAGACTGTCCACTACACTGTGGAGGTCCTTGTTCCTATGACTGCACCCATGCTTGCAAAGCTTACTGCAAACACTGAAtcttttgtttccattttcaaaGGAACATCTTGTAATTGGCTAAGTTGTATCAGGTTATTTTCTTGTTCTGTTGAATGGGAGGGGGATCGTGTCTTGTGCCTTTCAACAAGAGTTATAGGGTCTCGTTTAGATGAGATCTATAGTGGTTAGGTAACAtatttgagatgaaaaaacattGCTAATGAAGAAAATTAGTCATGTTATTACAACCAAGGTCTTGTCCCTAGCTTTCACAGTCAGAAGCCAGTGGCGGATCTAGCATAGAACAAACGTTCATTGCTAATACGGTATATGATCTGTTTAAAATCATCTCTGTTTATTGGCGTAGCAGTAGTCAACTTACTTTTCCCATTCTTGATGCGGGTTCGAGCATAAGAgcgttttttcttttcctactCAATTTCAAATGTACTCCATTTACTTTTACTATCTCCTGCTCCATTTAATTCAAAcgtttttacttttactagtattattgCATTTAAAGTAAATGCATTGCCTATAGTTTCTTTCTTATAAAACTtaatcttttaatatatttaactttatatactttttaaatttctaatgcattcatttttaaaaattcgctttcttctttttataatacatttatttgatttttatcatttctcaattattttgtaaaggattttaattcttttctaaaacattagtaatatttttatcttttgtgtTTCTAAGTATATACTatctccgtctcataaaaatatgggcaatgaatatgacacgagaattaaaacaaaattagtaaagtaagagagagaagaagaatggtatggtaaagtaagggagaaaatgagaatgatagttaaagtagtgttagtggatagtgagacctatattattaaattgatataatttttcaaaaatgaaatacacatatttttgtgggacggatgtaAGTggaaaatgcacatatttttatgggacaagagaagtatttattactaagaataattaaaacttttcataaataagTCAAAAGATTATTAGTCGTTTAAACTAACACACTCTGCAAAAGCCAGAAAGTAAAAGAACAGAGCCAAAGTCACGACCAACGACTACTACCAGCAACAAAAGTCCAATCCTAAGAACTAAAAAGTTGTAAAGAAGTTTTAGGGATAAGCCAATTTACCAAAACAAATATCCTTCGTTAAGGAATAACCTTCTTACCTCAGGGCAGTACCAAGGCCGTGCCTTACTCTGACTAGCCCACCTCTTTTTATTTAGCGACTTGGCATACCCGGATGATCTCCGTGGTTCTGATACCATTGTAGTGATCAAATCATCCGAGAGTCACTAATTAACGAGACCTCTTTTGATTACAAGATGCGAGATGGTCAATCTCTCAATGTACAGACCGGTTACAAACCACAAAGTATAGTACCTTAGCACTCTAGTCAGGAACCTTGATCAGTCTGACTCCAACCTGTTTACCCATTGCAAATACCTGCACACTATGACTCGTGTTGATCGAAGGAAGATATGAAATTGTAAAGGGTAGACAAGATAACCGATCCTAAGAGGATTGATTTAAGGCagatataaaattgtaaataaatcaaagattAAAGAATTGTGGCTCAGGTTGCACGCAACAACTTCACCCAAGCCTCTGCTAGTGATTGTATTTTGCACcggtgatgcactttttattagcattaaaaatacctgcaagtatacagggtagatctagtatagctaaaggtcagtaccgggttgtcgaacacggggaataagATCACCGACTGACTACCTTCTACTAAGtctcttttactatttggagaaCCAGAGAGTTTAtgaaaacttttaaaaaacaattaaattgaaagCAGTAAATCACCGATTGCAACAAGactagagaaaaaaatatatgagataagagaattccagggatgtgcgttcacaattatggttatacaaatttcaattacaatacactagcacagtttatacttcgatagaacgagtcacactagttatgcccatgcggtacaagcgtagattactaacactaaGGTTATCAATCCTAGattcgtaactcctaaaagctcctaagacccttgaaaagtcatcactctcaattaacagtgccgttttaaggaaagttaattgtagtgtctattaagtggatctaactcgccaacctcctctcacgattatgtagcaagttatatcaAATCAGCAttgaatgtgtcactcaagcATGCAGTAGTATAGAATaacttaaggaagaaacgaagtaaaacaaaacggatattaaataggaaatagaattgtataaaccaataagagttactaacacatccctagaatcctatgaatttagttacacatgatagaataatctaaaaacatagtttgaagggaaaacaatgtaaaaataagaactaaagtgataaaacccaaaggtgGAATCatgtagccttgatcttcacttgaatccgtcttcaacctcttgcacAGCGAAGATCTCTCAAATATTATGCTCTAGAATTGTGAGGCAAAAAGTGTGTAAAAGTGTCTCTGAATGAAGAGGTTTGAGGGGGTTTATATAGGGAGAATTTTGAATCCTATGGATATAAGGAAAAAGGTTGgctaattttggtaaaatctGGAGAAAATCTAGGTCACAACGTGCGCCGCGTTTTCGCAGCGGACCGCTGCACCTTGGTCAGTGGTCGATGTGCGTTGCCCGTAGCTTCTGCCCATTTGTGTAGCGGTCGCTGCAAATTAGTCCAGTGGCTTCGGGACCTTCTCAAGCGGGCGCTGCGCACTCCCCATCGGTCGCTGGGCGTCTTCAGATTTTTAGCACAACTTTCTCCGGAGCGGACCGCTTCTACGTAACGGTCGTTATGGGCCGCGGTCGTTGCTGTGatggaactggcagcggaagcgggcgcataaataacaatcacataataatcagatctatttagcagattatttagacaaaacctattcgcgtaattttcacatgtatcatgctcataacttgaattaatcatgctttaagaatattgaaacctaaaacatgtttttctacggagcagaaaaatacctaaataattctccaaagaattgaagatggctagcttcttctccacgtgatgctttgagtactagaccacaaatcttctctctggttcccgaactgtatcccaatatcagtgtgggctgatcttactagaatactaggacttaaataaagaagacagaagaaatacTTTTTGAAACaggagaggaattcgaaaattccttcAGCTTAGGGgctgaaaatttttgaaaattttaaagataaaattgtgatatttttgtctcctttattctcctatttatattaagttctttttgggcccagacagggatctatggaaggttttggatatgggctcatccaatttactttttactaattaaattgaacccacaatttaatataagttataattggaatattacgagcagccactacagaagcaatattgaactctccccatccaaatccgaaattacaagtaatccgggtttccgtttaacttttatttccgtgcgcttaagattaaaatgtccattaattaattaatgtctgctattgacttaattaattaacttcttattaattccaagagtggacttagcatgaaacgcttatttattattcatagagtaatcacactccaactagctaggttccgaataataaaaccttgtttcgcgctcctcttgaggacattatcaaacgagactcagctcgcgcacgatttaatataatagcaatcctagcaccgctagatattgatcaccactacccaatatatcgggataattgggttacgaaaaacccgcaccatttgataagtcaaagcaagtgcataatcaataccgtatgctcaatgctaacctacattaattaagaaataaatatttatcaagacctcgcctttcagtagatagcctaaggcaagtcttgctgttagatccgttcagtgctataccacaccaatgtcatcttatttcagtaaggcttagaaatatgcggactgacattgcaacctttctcgttggatagtcaaattccaactaggttgtgaaattcatctttttctttgtttagaactgaccgtattaccttaaagtggacgacgcccacaaccggtctactaaaacaaagacttagactctgttaagttaacttatacatttaaacatgcattaacatccattaaatgtaaaacataacaacattatgacaaaaaataatctgttttatttattggaaaataaaataagagttttacagtattcaatcactcgaaatgtgatttctagtatacaaactctaacaatctcccacttatactcaaaacactttcgagtatacaaaaattGTGCTAACGTCTAAataatctcccacttatactgaaagtggattgaggtcttgaattagtcgaactcccattccttcaacatggctCTTTACCGCTAATGCCTTCGTgaaaggatctgccaggttgttctctgactcaatcttgaccacttgtatgtctcctctctgcactatatctcgaattatatgatacttcctctctatgtgcttGCTCGCCTTATGAGCTCGTGGTTCCCTCGAATttgccacagcaccagaattatcgcaataaatggtgatgctcttgggcatattcgcaaccacacctaagtccagaaggaagttcttaagccataTAACCTCTTTTGCAacctccgaagcggccacatgctcggcttccatggtagagtccgcaatgcatttctgctttacactcttccaaattacagctccacctcctaaggtaaacacatatccggaagttgatttcctcgaatctacatcagattgaaaatctgaatctgtatatcctaaaggacagagctcggttgcattgtaaactagaacatagtccttagtccgattaaggtacttgagtatgttctttacggcagtccaatgtccttggctgGGATTggattgatatcttgctaccatgccaacaacaaagcagatatcgggtctagtacaaagcatagcatacatgagactaccaactgccgaggcatatggtattcttctcatctctgctatctcagatgttgtcttaggacacatctcttgacATAAATGGATGTCATGTCTAAAAGGTAgaaaacctttcttggcatcttgcatgctaaagcgtCTAAGTACTGTATCGATGTAagattcttgggataagcacaacattcTCTTAGCTCGGTTCCTAAGAACCTTGATAccgagaatgtgtcccgcatcacccatatctttcatctcgaactggctggacaaccaagttcgcaccgatgacaacatctttttattgtttccaattagaagaatgtcatctacatataaaactaagaacacaacatttcccttttcaacCTTCTTATACACACAAGCTTTCATTGgggcatttttcgaatccaaacttttgaacTGTTTGATCGAAACACtggttccatgatctagatgcttgcttgaggccataaatggccttcttaagcttctAAACCACGTGTTCCTTGCCCTTTACCACATAgccttcgggttgttccatgtagatggtctcctcaagactctCGTTTAAAAACGCAGTCTTGACGTCCATCTGTCATacttcccaatccatgtaagctgctatagacaaaagtatacggatcgatttgagcatggccactggggagaaggtctcatcgTAATTGATGccttccttttgggtataccccttagccactagtcttgccttaaagactttaactcatccatcgggtccacgtttacatttgtatatccacttgctcccaatggcagtacaACCTTCGGGTAGGACAGACAAATCgtagacgtctttgtctaccattgattgtagttccgaatccattgctttcacccattcgcaatgatcgacatctgTCTGCACCTCTGCAAAATTTCCAGGGGATCAAGTACATTgctgtccgaggagtgatccatgcactcacccaaaccaatgtatctatcgggctcatgagagaccctcccactgcggcgcggcactacaatatctggagtattagttgaaatttctggaattgttgttacactaggtagttgttcttggttaatggaagtTGTGACTTGAGTGAGCTCTTCAAAAGCTATCTCACTGCTGGgtttatgattcattacatagtcttcctctaagaatgtggcaTGAGTGCTCACAATCACTTTCTGATCTctgagactatagaattcataagctttcgttCCTCTAGGGTATCCTACAAACACACAAGCCTCCGTCCTAGAttccagcttagttggatccttttccaatacATGAGCCGGACACCCCCATACTCTGAGATGTTCTAGATTGGGGTTTCGcccattccacaactcatatggggTAGTAGGAACTGATTTAGAAGGTAAGCGGTCTAAGAGATAGGTTGCGGAAAGCAACGCATGCCCCCAAAACGAAGTAGGTAaccgtgcataactcatcatcgagaGGACCATATTTAATaaggtcctattccttctttcagctacgccattctgctggggtgtgcccggcgcagtcGTTTGGGATTGAATTCCCGCCActgataagtagtccaaaaactcggcacttaggtattcgcctccgcgatcagatcgcaggcATTTGATAGTCTTACCATGACGCGTCTCTACTTtagccttaaactccttgaacttgtcaaaagtttcagacttgtagcgcatcaaatagacATATCCAACTTTCGAGAAGTCATCTATAAAGGTGACAAAATATCGATAGCCGCcccttgcctcggttgacattggtccacacacatcagtatgaatgagctcaagtacttccttggccctattcccctttgacctaaaaggtctcttagtcatcttgccttcgagACAGGACTCACACTTCGAAAACGGTTCCTTCTCAAGACCTTTAATAAGATCTTgatcaaccatcgcatgaatccttctttcgttggcatgaccaagtctaaggtgccataagtacgtttcattcattgaagttgaaggttcttttcttttcttagaaattttcgatgtagcattgagttctgatttacgttgattaaattgtgtagaagtgattgtgtacagattgttttccatgataccacgacagatataagaaccatctttcttaataacgcaattgtgatctagttgtgaagcctccataaaagtgagttataagccttaaacacTTTATACTAACACAAAATGAGAGGGCTGCCACTTGATGCTTAGGGAGAGAACCTAGAAGGAGAAAAGTTTTGGGTGATAGAAATAACCTCTCGGACCTAGGGAAAGGGtactggaggtataagctggacgaagtccagaagtCCAGagtctgaaaaaaaaaaaaagaacctggaggtataagctggacgaagtctaGGGAAaaaggaggtataagctggatgAAGTCCAGAGGGGAagggaaaaataagagtaaagATAGGGGAACTCTCTGACCCGAGGCATCAGTGGTATGGCAATATAAGAGTGAACGATCCTAatatccctggtgaggaatgggtgatcgagcgaatccaacaattagtaaagttagaggctatcttgacaaactGACAAGCCGATTGGatagaagaagggaaggggaaGATTCGGAGACTGTAGGTtcttggattgaccttaatctttgTGGGGATGGCTGCTAGAAAATGAACCAGTTTATGCATTTATGTGTTAATGTGTTTTAGTATGTGTGTCTTTGTCTGTTTTCTTTGTCTAAGTCCTTTAGCGTCTAGGTCTAGTAGTTTGAgtctttttccttttagtaGAGTCGGTTAAGGGgaaaccatgcattgaaacttgtcttattcctttttcttgtctttatacttgaggacaagtatggtttaagtgtgagcagtttgataaggctcgtttcatgcattggttttgggttaaaattctgCATGAATTTTGGGCGCTAATCTGTGtttatgagttcaggtgcgtaatAAATCTGCCGGACCTAGGAGTTGTTGTTtcctgacctggcagatgcaaaagagatgaaattgaagtgaaaatcAGATgtcgtcgttcggacctgggagaattaaaagttggcgacaggagcagaatgtAGCATgagcagattattttaaagagtcttaTTCAAGGGCAAAAGCGTCTAATTACCAGAAGGATACCCTAGagatcagagcctcacatatataaagagctcaaccttgaagaacaagggAGCCACTTCAAATTCCTTAGTTCAAGCTCTTGTTCCATTCCttagttccacacttcaaattcCTCATTTCACTTGCTGCGCACTTTGAGATGGAGTGATTCCAGCTACCGTGGTGGTTCATCGTTGTTTTGCTtctgtgtaacaccgccttgtgaaggcgaagaaacaatttataTCTTGCTTTGTTTAGTTTACTTTCGGTTTCAAGTACTTGTTAGTTTTTAGTTTTACAACTCTAGttcttgctttgatctactggattcgAACTTAGTTCTcattattatggaagtttatgttggtttttgttggATATCGCTGAGTTGACGtttatttcttacttttcGCTTTCGTTCTTATtgattgttggatgtttggagctgaaatctgttggtttgttgatggAGGTTGTGGATTTACGTatggagatgtttggatttgttgaatcgtggtggatttgagttggagtttcgtAGATCTGATGTTTGCTGTTTACgtttgcatgattatggctatttactttctgtttctgcatcctttaggtcaAGTAGCATAGATCTgtagtttaggctttaatttctcgttttaagtttagatctgaagtttgctctgttttcatggtgtttaatactctgttttatctgctattctcgtttgattcccgaagaagatgaagttgttggtagttagaaccagatctgcttttgTCAGTACTTTCTGCATGTACCTTGCTTTTTCTGCATGTTCTCCAGACCCTGTCAGTACTGTCTGCGttgtctttttacttttctgcatgtttttccagaccctggtagtttaaggaaacttgtccCCACTTTTCGCTTTATCCCTGtttgtccaaattaggaaagtccaTCTAGTTAAGTTAACTCCAGTTGTCTTAGAGCTctaaaatatctcatttctctaagtcatgcatgttccgtacgttctcatttcttagacccattaggtagagtaaagtagtTTAAgtctctcagacccagtagtttaagttctcgacccacaaaattgcATGGCAGCAGCCCACCCCTCTCCCCCCCCCcctttcccaaaacatcctcaaatgcagtttcgtaaaacattcgtcctcgtgggatcgatcatttacttccctgtgctagttgtagtatagtgggttgaggttttgaagaaatagagtgcacccaacgacccatgtctgatagtttcatgatcttctagcctctgaaaTCTTGttgaatcctctggacctatTAGATCGAGTGATATCACACACCGCACTGCACGCATTTCTAAGCTCTTCAGCCATCAATACATAGAGGTTAGGCTGCCCACTTAAACAAAT harbors:
- the LOC125222376 gene encoding putative uncharacterized protein DDB_G0291608; amino-acid sequence: MASSSTGRAPTSGSKSFDFGSDDILCSHDDYGNQDGNNGIHTDPSIAPNSSMIEQEFNKSRMARSSVFSAATYVTPEEASFSQDVITSVENSVKKYTDNIMRFLEGISSRLSQLELYCYNLDKSVGEMRADWVRDHGEAESKLRSLEKHVQEVHRSVQILRDKQELADTQKELAKLQLAQKDSSSANTKQQHEERTSAPASEPKNAENSSNFHDQQLALVPHQVAPQPSHHPRPVEHQHPSVAPQSSMPPQSMASYCLPPQQMTNIPPSQQSQTQYLPAQPQLQDLSRMAPRPSQPQGNMTPQVQSYPQQWSQQQPVQPSQQSALPPQIRASSPLVYSSYSSGQPNQSPSEVAPGSMHMQVSFAGASQPGSAGSDGLPYGYGAPARPIQQQAPTQQHKAGYAAQSGDGYMPGGPHPQLPPGNAYMVFDGESGRAHHLPPQPQFQQNVYPTNSFPPQNPPRVPSNNMLGTPQPMRGHPYNELIEKLGNMGYRSDHVIGVIQRLEESGQPIDFNSVLDRLNGHSSGSQRGW
- the LOC125221117 gene encoding glycine-rich protein 5-like, producing MESIQGKRLMLLALLFAIVRAQQITNNPPNNVASLGKAQLPERNKGRGGGSGSGSGGVYGGGGCGWGWGGPGGSSGGGGGGGGAGYWRCQCTKHSGKRGNRHMADEKRDFGSEEFRMREFGECTTRGRCEGMRLDCPLHCGGPCSYDCTHACKAYCKH